A single Candidatus Bathyarchaeota archaeon DNA region contains:
- a CDS encoding DNA-binding protein gives MVVERVKGREPIEENITAVTLVEYPRIVYYKHFTGSVIFPIKGDYLLAHRLQLALLKMGRPQAFSDLLTAAVVVGRGEELSTYDEDFKQISEAAEKMGLIIRLHKP, from the coding sequence GTGGTCGTGGAGAGGGTTAAAGGAAGAGAGCCTATCGAGGAGAACATCACCGCCGTAACCCTAGTCGAGTATCCCAGAATAGTCTACTACAAACACTTCACTGGAAGTGTGATCTTCCCAATAAAGGGAGACTACCTCCTCGCCCATAGACTACAGCTGGCCCTCCTAAAGATGGGCAGACCCCAGGCATTCTCAGACCTCCTCACAGCCGCCGTCGTGGTAGGAAGGGGAGAAGAGCTCTCAACATATGATGAGGACTTCAAGCAGATATCCGAAGCCGCTGAAAAGATGGGGCTCATTATAAGGCTACAC